In one Dermatophilaceae bacterium Sec6.4 genomic region, the following are encoded:
- the mraZ gene encoding division/cell wall cluster transcriptional repressor MraZ — MFLGTHHPRLDDKGRLILPAKFRDQLAGGLVITRGQERCLYVFAMVDFERLAEQMNNTPVTNRGVRNFQRVLLSAASDEIPDKQGRITVPSVLREYAGLAKECTVIGTGNRLELWDSTAWTQFLAATEDDFASQGEEVIPGGFF, encoded by the coding sequence ATGTTTCTGGGCACCCACCACCCCCGGTTGGACGACAAGGGTCGACTCATCCTGCCTGCCAAATTCCGTGATCAGCTGGCCGGTGGCCTGGTGATCACCCGTGGGCAGGAACGGTGCCTCTACGTCTTCGCGATGGTCGACTTCGAACGACTCGCCGAGCAGATGAACAACACTCCGGTCACCAACCGCGGGGTGCGCAACTTCCAGCGTGTCCTGCTGTCTGCGGCCTCTGATGAGATCCCGGACAAACAAGGTCGCATCACTGTCCCCTCGGTGTTGCGGGAGTACGCCGGCCTGGCCAAGGAATGCACGGTCATCGGCACCGGCAACCGCCTCGAACTCTGGGACAGCACTGCATGGACCCAGTTCCTGGCGGCCACCGAAGACGATTTCGCATCGCAGGGCGAGGAGGTCATTCCCGGAGGGTTCTTCTGA
- a CDS encoding DUF58 domain-containing protein — MRQPSVGRRHDRLRLTTRGRAFLIVGACLMGAGLLLGYGDVTRIGALVLTLPLIAWALSASHATHLQLRRKITPTLLGPGDPATVRAVFRNNAGRASRLGSAQDRVDPGFGDRPRYTLTSIPTRGTATIEYTVRSQARGRHTIGPSIVTHPDPFGMCTSLTILPASDEIVVLPHTFPLERRSMPYATGGASAAGHSVALHGEQDVSIRGYVEGDELRRIHWPATAHRGQLMVRHEDQPEHRRALLWFDARGSAHADTGRSSSFEWTVSAVASIALLLDDLHYQLRMVSAATTAEHRLPSLLNAQQVVHSLALANTTDDGRHADLSAAAAQAVAAGSVLVGLFTDHPDPALPMLAATSGRGRTSLAIIVDTDAYRTGSVAPGVAAERTSAVLRAAGWRTAIAGPDTGIPAAWHAIAGPHAAGGIR; from the coding sequence ATGCGCCAGCCATCCGTCGGCCGCCGTCACGACCGGCTCAGACTGACCACCCGCGGGCGCGCGTTCCTGATCGTCGGCGCGTGTCTCATGGGCGCCGGGCTCCTGCTCGGATACGGCGACGTCACCAGGATCGGCGCGCTCGTGCTGACATTGCCGCTGATCGCCTGGGCGCTGTCCGCCTCACACGCCACCCACCTGCAGCTGCGCCGGAAGATCACCCCGACCCTGCTCGGGCCGGGTGATCCTGCGACGGTGCGCGCGGTCTTTCGCAACAACGCCGGACGCGCCAGTCGGCTCGGCTCGGCTCAGGACCGTGTCGACCCGGGGTTCGGGGACCGGCCGCGGTACACCTTGACGAGCATCCCGACCCGAGGCACCGCAACCATCGAATACACCGTGCGGAGCCAGGCCCGTGGACGTCACACCATTGGTCCCAGCATCGTCACGCACCCGGACCCGTTCGGGATGTGCACGTCGCTCACGATCCTGCCGGCCAGCGACGAAATCGTCGTACTCCCGCACACCTTCCCGCTCGAGAGGCGCTCGATGCCGTATGCCACCGGTGGCGCCAGCGCGGCCGGGCACTCCGTCGCCCTGCACGGTGAACAGGACGTCAGCATCCGGGGGTATGTCGAGGGTGATGAGCTGCGGCGTATCCACTGGCCCGCGACGGCCCACCGCGGGCAGTTGATGGTGCGCCACGAAGACCAACCCGAACACCGACGCGCCCTGTTGTGGTTCGACGCGCGCGGCAGCGCACACGCCGACACCGGACGGAGCAGCTCTTTCGAGTGGACGGTCAGCGCGGTTGCCTCGATCGCGCTCCTGCTGGACGATCTGCACTATCAACTGCGGATGGTGAGCGCTGCGACCACGGCAGAGCACCGGCTGCCCTCCCTGCTCAATGCACAGCAGGTGGTGCACAGCCTCGCGTTGGCCAACACCACGGACGATGGCCGGCACGCCGACCTCAGCGCGGCAGCAGCTCAGGCCGTCGCCGCCGGCAGCGTCCTGGTCGGGCTGTTCACCGACCACCCCGACCCTGCCCTGCCGATGCTGGCGGCCACGAGCGGCCGCGGCCGGACGAGTCTGGCGATCATCGTGGACACCGACGCGTACAGGACCGGCTCCGTTGCGCCAGGTGTCGCAGCCGAGCGGACCTCCGCCGTCCTGCGGGCCGCCGGATGGCGTACTGCGATCGCCGGCCCGGACACCGGGATTCCGGCTGCCTGGCATGCGATTGCCGGACCGCACGCCGCTGGGGGCATCCGGTGA
- a CDS encoding RNA polymerase sigma factor has protein sequence MSKVLPVLPAHISHPALEKLVQSARAGERVSGKQLTSALDEAGHDSSHTPVILAALAAACVTVTHDEDGAAVAATSPTKTTATKPAAAKTAKTAATKTAATKTAATKTAATKTAAAKKTTVKKAAAKSTTTKAADTAPTGETKGRVTASTTKRVSKAAATKSSAAETAKRVRAAKAADAAVTAVTEAGPDESTEDSTSKKDDQAAKAASEAAGGFVLSQNDDDDAPAQQVVTAGATADPVKDYLKQIGKVALLNAEQEVDLAKRIEAGLFAEERLNSGDKIDMKLKRELWWVSQDGKNAKNHLLEANLRLVVSLAKRYTGRGMLFLDLIQEGNLGLIRAVEKFDYTKGYKFSTYATWWIRQAITRAMADQARTIRIPVHMVEVINKLARVQRQMLQDLGREPTPEELAKELDMTPEKVVEVQKYGREPISLHTPLGEDGDSEFGDLIEDSEAVVPADAVSFTLLQEQLHSVLDTLSEREAGVVSMRFGLTDGQPKTLDEIGKVYGVTRERIRQIESKTMSKLRHPSRSQVLRDYLD, from the coding sequence GTGTCCAAAGTACTTCCCGTCCTGCCGGCGCACATCTCCCATCCTGCGTTGGAGAAGCTTGTACAGAGTGCACGAGCGGGTGAGCGGGTGTCCGGGAAGCAGCTGACAAGCGCGCTGGATGAAGCTGGTCACGACAGCTCGCACACTCCGGTGATCCTGGCGGCCCTGGCAGCTGCGTGCGTCACCGTGACCCATGACGAGGACGGCGCCGCAGTGGCTGCGACCAGTCCTACCAAGACCACGGCGACCAAGCCGGCCGCAGCCAAGACCGCCAAAACCGCCGCGACCAAAACGGCCGCCACCAAAACGGCCGCGACGAAGACGGCCGCGACGAAGACGGCTGCTGCCAAGAAGACAACAGTCAAGAAGGCTGCTGCCAAGTCGACCACCACCAAGGCAGCCGACACGGCACCGACCGGCGAGACCAAAGGCCGCGTGACCGCCAGCACGACCAAGCGGGTGTCCAAGGCTGCCGCCACCAAGAGCAGCGCCGCAGAGACGGCCAAGCGCGTCAGAGCGGCGAAGGCTGCAGACGCCGCGGTTACTGCTGTCACCGAAGCAGGACCGGACGAGAGCACCGAGGACTCGACATCCAAGAAGGATGATCAGGCGGCGAAGGCCGCATCCGAGGCCGCCGGCGGTTTCGTGCTCAGCCAGAACGATGACGACGACGCACCTGCTCAGCAGGTCGTCACGGCCGGAGCGACGGCAGATCCGGTCAAGGACTACCTGAAGCAGATCGGCAAGGTCGCGCTGCTGAACGCGGAGCAGGAGGTCGACCTTGCGAAGCGGATCGAGGCCGGCCTGTTTGCCGAGGAGCGGTTGAACTCCGGCGACAAGATCGACATGAAGCTCAAGCGCGAGCTGTGGTGGGTCTCCCAGGACGGCAAGAATGCCAAGAACCACCTGCTGGAGGCCAACCTGCGCCTGGTCGTCTCCCTCGCCAAGCGCTACACCGGTCGCGGGATGCTCTTCCTGGACCTGATCCAGGAGGGCAACCTGGGTCTGATCCGCGCCGTCGAGAAGTTCGACTACACCAAGGGCTACAAGTTCTCGACCTACGCCACGTGGTGGATCCGCCAGGCGATCACCCGGGCCATGGCCGACCAGGCACGTACCATCCGCATTCCGGTGCATATGGTCGAGGTCATCAACAAACTGGCTCGTGTCCAGCGCCAGATGTTGCAGGACCTGGGTCGCGAACCGACGCCGGAGGAGCTTGCCAAAGAGCTCGACATGACGCCGGAAAAGGTCGTGGAGGTACAGAAGTACGGCCGTGAGCCGATTTCTCTGCACACTCCGCTCGGTGAAGACGGCGACTCCGAATTCGGAGACCTGATCGAAGACTCCGAAGCAGTGGTTCCGGCTGACGCGGTCTCGTTCACGCTGCTGCAGGAGCAACTGCACTCGGTGCTGGACACCTTGTCGGAGCGGGAAGCCGGGGTCGTGTCGATGCGGTTCGGGCTGACCGACGGCCAACCGAAGACGCTGGACGAGATCGGCAAGGTCTACGGGGTGACGCGCGAGCGCATCCGACAGATCGAGTCCAAGACCATGAGCAAGCTGCGCCACCCGTCACGTTCGCAGGTCCTGCGCGACTACCTGGACTGA
- a CDS encoding universal stress protein, with product MSVVVSYLPTPEGEVALSYAVREVAAHGGNLIVVPSRAGRDGNEIARAMRDAGADDVESEVLEPSGDDVTEFLLETARSRSARLLVIGLRRRSPVGKLILGSHAQRILLDADCPVIAVKP from the coding sequence ATGAGTGTCGTCGTCAGCTATCTACCCACCCCCGAGGGCGAGGTCGCCTTGTCGTATGCCGTGCGAGAGGTAGCCGCGCATGGTGGGAACCTGATCGTGGTCCCCTCGCGTGCCGGACGCGATGGCAACGAGATCGCTCGGGCGATGCGGGATGCCGGTGCCGATGACGTGGAGTCGGAGGTACTGGAGCCCAGCGGTGACGATGTCACCGAATTCCTCCTGGAGACGGCGCGCAGCCGGTCGGCGCGGTTGCTGGTCATCGGACTTCGTCGGCGCAGCCCGGTGGGCAAACTCATCCTGGGCTCGCACGCTCAGCGCATCCTGCTGGACGCGGACTGCCCGGTCATCGCCGTCAAGCCGTAA
- the rsmH gene encoding 16S rRNA (cytosine(1402)-N(4))-methyltransferase RsmH, producing the protein MSPAVRATAERHTPVLRDRILQLLEPALSVPGAVFVDATLGMGGHTEAVLTHFPQLTAYGVDRDAEALALAEQRLGPFGDRFIPVHCAYDDAFEQLSRLAVHHVHGVLFDLGVSSLQLDEIDRGFSYSHDAPLDMRMDQAQTRTAADVLNTYEARDLERVLREYGEERFARRIVAAIVRQREHTPFERSGVLVDLLRDAIPAASARTGGHPAKRTFQALRIEVNGELESWERALPAAVDALAVGGRIAVLAYHSLEDRIVKRAFADGATSSTPVDLPVELPEHQPYLERITRGAERPSPHEIETNPRAASARLRVAERCRSTPKGPTS; encoded by the coding sequence ATGAGCCCCGCTGTTCGCGCGACCGCCGAGCGTCACACTCCCGTGCTGCGCGACCGGATACTGCAACTGCTGGAGCCGGCGTTGAGTGTCCCCGGTGCGGTCTTCGTGGACGCCACCCTCGGAATGGGGGGACACACCGAAGCGGTGTTGACGCATTTTCCGCAGCTCACCGCATACGGTGTCGATCGTGACGCCGAGGCGCTGGCACTCGCCGAGCAGCGACTCGGCCCGTTCGGGGACCGATTCATCCCCGTCCACTGCGCCTACGACGACGCCTTCGAGCAGTTGTCCCGCTTGGCGGTGCACCACGTTCACGGGGTGCTCTTCGACCTCGGGGTCTCCTCGCTGCAACTCGATGAGATCGACCGCGGATTCTCCTACAGCCACGACGCGCCGCTGGACATGCGCATGGATCAGGCTCAGACCCGCACCGCTGCCGACGTCCTCAACACCTATGAGGCACGCGATCTGGAACGCGTGTTGCGCGAGTACGGCGAGGAGCGGTTCGCCCGGCGGATCGTGGCGGCCATCGTGCGCCAGCGGGAGCACACACCGTTCGAACGTTCCGGCGTCCTCGTGGACCTACTGCGCGACGCAATCCCGGCAGCCTCTGCCCGGACCGGGGGGCACCCGGCGAAGCGCACCTTCCAGGCGCTGCGTATCGAGGTCAACGGTGAGCTGGAGTCCTGGGAACGAGCCCTGCCGGCGGCGGTGGATGCGCTCGCGGTCGGTGGCCGCATTGCCGTCCTCGCGTATCACTCCCTGGAGGACCGGATCGTGAAGCGGGCCTTCGCCGACGGCGCAACGAGTTCGACACCCGTCGACCTGCCCGTCGAACTTCCTGAGCATCAGCCCTACCTCGAGCGCATCACCAGGGGCGCCGAGCGGCCGTCGCCGCACGAAATCGAGACAAACCCGCGCGCGGCCTCGGCCAGGTTGCGGGTAGCAGAACGCTGTCGATCCACCCCGAAGGGACCCACGTCATGA
- a CDS encoding transglutaminaseTgpA domain-containing protein, whose amino-acid sequence MNRARPGQTLLAAIATLVAAWPITTLFEGRSWVLGAISLVLLAALFGMAARAAGASPLVTLSVQLIGVVTVAVVTQLPDHLDTSLPGALRDLGIDANTTVTRFAAPAPTTAGIVFFVALIVAGLAICVDFLAVTCRSPALAGVPLFVEFIISAANSGGALSPKFFLLAAAAWLVMLYGASARAARDWSGRRVNPSGHYRAASSLGEHGFGFAARAAGALALVLALLLAGMLPASSQKFLGDGLARGQGGGSGTVGFSDNLDLSRNLSSQDSSPVLTFRTTDPDPAPLRALIADDYARNRWEPNRVRTPLRGADGSQLERAASNPRPVSANRYRISISQNSMKPPYVVGPTQIGTADFQGARWSYDPKSSQPSARKLTTSYSLDYLSPKTTARPSNQRLDPTQYRSDLAVDPTSRPAIEALVKRAAPRGSAFDRAIAIQTYLRSSGNFVYSLTLAPTRKNAAGRTLDPISNFLATKQGYCMQFATAMTMAARSIGVPARLGVGFLPGSAGPDGVYTVKQSDAHAWPELFFPGMGWTRFEPTPGSRAGAAPGYATPKVTAPTAPEPRPNTVPRPKNAPSTATPATPRSPTGTDPTGNGSVPQWLTAVLWTLAALIVLLVAFSILPLLARRASRPLSTDDPAAVQAQWDNLVMRMQDLGIEPPPPVSPRSQEDYYQLRLSVDQEGRRALHEVVMVMERARYTQTSGSALDMTAPADSLVEKVRATRSLRCRAGAALFPRSGRQRLRSLLLHAYPGRKRH is encoded by the coding sequence GTGAACCGCGCACGGCCGGGACAGACACTGCTCGCGGCAATCGCCACGCTGGTGGCGGCCTGGCCCATCACCACATTGTTCGAAGGTCGTTCCTGGGTGCTCGGGGCGATATCCCTGGTCCTGCTCGCGGCGCTGTTCGGGATGGCTGCGCGCGCGGCGGGAGCCTCACCCCTGGTCACCCTGTCGGTTCAGCTGATCGGTGTCGTCACCGTCGCGGTCGTCACCCAGTTGCCGGACCACCTCGACACGTCGCTGCCGGGGGCGCTGCGTGACCTCGGTATTGACGCCAACACCACGGTGACCAGGTTCGCCGCCCCCGCACCGACGACCGCGGGCATCGTGTTCTTCGTCGCACTGATCGTGGCGGGTCTCGCGATCTGTGTCGACTTCCTTGCCGTCACCTGTCGATCACCGGCTCTCGCAGGGGTGCCGCTCTTCGTCGAGTTCATCATCTCGGCCGCGAATTCCGGCGGAGCACTGAGCCCCAAGTTCTTCCTGCTCGCGGCAGCGGCGTGGCTGGTGATGCTCTACGGGGCCTCTGCGCGGGCAGCCCGTGACTGGTCCGGGCGGCGGGTCAACCCGTCGGGGCACTACCGCGCCGCCTCTTCCCTCGGCGAGCACGGGTTCGGGTTCGCCGCCCGCGCCGCCGGCGCGCTGGCCCTGGTGTTGGCTCTTCTCCTTGCCGGGATGCTCCCGGCCTCGTCGCAGAAATTCCTCGGTGACGGCCTGGCCCGGGGACAGGGCGGCGGGTCGGGCACGGTGGGTTTCTCCGACAACCTGGATCTCAGTCGTAACCTCTCATCGCAGGACAGCTCACCGGTGCTGACCTTCCGCACCACCGACCCCGACCCGGCTCCACTTCGCGCTCTGATCGCCGACGATTATGCACGCAACCGGTGGGAGCCGAACCGCGTCCGCACCCCGTTGCGAGGTGCCGACGGCAGCCAGCTGGAACGCGCCGCGTCCAACCCTCGGCCGGTATCGGCCAACCGGTACCGGATCAGCATCTCGCAGAACTCGATGAAGCCGCCGTACGTCGTGGGACCCACCCAGATCGGCACTGCGGATTTCCAGGGTGCCCGGTGGAGTTATGACCCCAAGTCGTCTCAGCCGTCCGCGAGGAAGCTGACCACGTCCTACTCCCTGGATTACCTGAGTCCGAAAACTACCGCTCGTCCATCGAATCAGCGCCTGGACCCTACGCAGTACCGGTCCGACCTGGCGGTGGATCCGACCTCGCGGCCGGCGATCGAGGCCCTGGTGAAGCGGGCCGCACCACGCGGTTCGGCCTTCGACCGGGCAATAGCCATCCAGACGTATCTTCGCAGCAGTGGCAATTTCGTCTACTCCCTGACCTTGGCTCCCACCCGCAAGAACGCCGCCGGCCGCACGTTGGATCCCATCAGCAACTTCCTGGCAACCAAACAGGGGTACTGCATGCAGTTCGCCACGGCCATGACAATGGCCGCCCGGTCGATCGGTGTACCGGCCCGACTGGGAGTCGGTTTCCTGCCCGGGTCGGCGGGTCCTGACGGCGTCTACACCGTGAAGCAGTCGGATGCACACGCCTGGCCTGAGCTGTTCTTTCCGGGGATGGGCTGGACGCGTTTCGAGCCGACCCCCGGATCGCGGGCAGGCGCGGCGCCGGGCTACGCCACCCCGAAAGTCACTGCACCTACCGCGCCGGAGCCCCGCCCGAATACCGTGCCGCGCCCGAAGAATGCGCCGAGCACAGCGACGCCGGCCACTCCCAGGTCGCCCACCGGGACGGACCCCACCGGCAACGGATCTGTGCCGCAATGGCTCACTGCAGTGCTCTGGACACTCGCAGCCCTGATCGTGCTGCTCGTTGCGTTCTCGATTCTGCCGCTGCTGGCCCGGCGGGCCAGCAGGCCGCTGAGCACCGACGACCCGGCGGCAGTGCAAGCCCAATGGGACAACCTGGTGATGCGCATGCAGGACCTGGGCATCGAGCCACCGCCACCGGTGTCACCGCGGTCCCAGGAGGACTACTACCAGCTGAGACTGTCGGTGGACCAGGAGGGGCGACGTGCGCTGCACGAAGTGGTGATGGTGATGGAGCGGGCCCGCTACACCCAGACGTCCGGTTCGGCGCTGGACATGACGGCGCCGGCCGACAGCCTGGTTGAGAAGGTGCGTGCCACGCGTTCCCTGCGATGCCGCGCAGGTGCAGCGTTGTTCCCGCGTTCCGGGCGGCAGCGGCTGCGCTCCCTACTGCTGCACGCCTATCCAGGCCGCAAGCGCCACTGA
- a CDS encoding penicillin-binding protein 2, producing the protein MSLGHPGRRARILLIAMLFIFSLFAAQIVRVQGVDAAAVSLKAKDSRLRSLTVPASRGQIVDSKGTALAVSVRRYDVTADATQTAQYKRVVNKKTTVLGNSGVAVALASVLGGDPRQYYATLQKGTERKAKFVYLIKNITPAQWTKVAALNLSGIYSAATDERQYPQGASASSIVGWTGGDLSAGAGGVELMKQSVLNGTPGSRTYEEAPDGTVIATGSSADTPAVNGQNVKLTLDSDIQYFASTALAQQVKKMRAEAGDLVVMDRNGNILAAASYPTFNPLQPGKTPGNLQSRPFAVAYEPGSTSKVITMAAALSAGVVTPLSPIVVPPVLYRGGTKFKDSEDHGTENLTLAGVLAKSSNMGTILAGSRIPSSTLYDYMRKFGLGTTSGIGFPGESAGLVSPPAQWSASQKYTVMFGQGLSTTLLQQASVYQTIANDGVRLPPKLIAGVSNSSGGWTAPKDTRKPVQVVSAKVAGEMRTMLNGVVTKKGTANLANVPGYNVSGKTGTADAYDAKLGRYSGYTASFIGMAPAENPQYIIAVSLQRPKATIYGGDAAAPVFSQVAGFVLRSHGVPPSRGPAALYPLQFTAVATKQQP; encoded by the coding sequence ATGTCGCTCGGACACCCGGGACGACGTGCCCGCATTTTGCTGATCGCGATGCTGTTCATCTTCAGTCTCTTCGCTGCTCAGATCGTCCGCGTGCAGGGTGTCGACGCAGCAGCCGTCTCGCTGAAGGCCAAGGACAGCCGGCTGCGTTCTCTGACGGTGCCTGCGTCCCGCGGTCAGATCGTCGACAGCAAAGGCACTGCTCTGGCGGTCAGCGTCCGGCGTTACGACGTCACCGCCGACGCGACGCAAACCGCGCAGTACAAGCGGGTCGTCAACAAGAAGACGACGGTCCTGGGTAACTCCGGCGTAGCAGTCGCCCTGGCCTCGGTGCTCGGCGGCGACCCGCGCCAGTACTACGCGACCCTGCAGAAGGGGACCGAACGCAAGGCCAAGTTCGTCTACCTGATCAAGAACATCACCCCGGCGCAGTGGACGAAGGTCGCTGCGCTGAACCTGAGCGGTATCTACAGCGCGGCCACCGACGAGCGCCAGTACCCCCAGGGAGCGAGCGCCTCGTCCATTGTCGGCTGGACCGGTGGTGACCTGTCTGCCGGAGCCGGGGGGGTGGAGCTGATGAAGCAGTCCGTGCTCAACGGCACACCGGGTAGCCGCACCTACGAAGAGGCTCCGGACGGCACCGTCATCGCGACCGGAAGCAGCGCCGACACTCCGGCCGTGAACGGTCAGAATGTCAAGCTCACCCTTGATTCCGATATCCAGTACTTCGCCAGCACTGCTCTTGCGCAACAGGTCAAGAAGATGCGGGCGGAGGCGGGCGACCTGGTGGTGATGGATCGCAACGGCAACATTCTGGCCGCAGCGTCCTATCCGACCTTCAACCCGTTGCAGCCGGGCAAGACCCCGGGCAATCTGCAGTCCCGACCGTTCGCCGTCGCCTACGAACCCGGGTCGACCAGCAAGGTCATCACGATGGCTGCGGCCCTGTCGGCCGGAGTGGTCACCCCGCTGTCACCCATCGTGGTCCCCCCGGTGTTGTACCGCGGCGGTACCAAGTTCAAGGACTCCGAGGACCACGGGACCGAAAACCTCACATTGGCCGGTGTATTGGCCAAGTCCTCCAACATGGGCACCATCCTCGCCGGCTCCCGGATCCCATCGAGCACCTTGTACGACTACATGCGAAAGTTCGGTCTCGGCACCACCAGTGGCATCGGATTTCCTGGAGAGTCCGCAGGGTTGGTGTCGCCGCCGGCCCAGTGGAGCGCATCGCAGAAGTACACCGTGATGTTCGGTCAGGGACTTTCGACCACCCTCCTGCAACAGGCGTCGGTCTACCAGACCATCGCGAACGACGGGGTGCGGTTGCCGCCGAAGCTCATCGCGGGTGTTTCCAACTCTTCCGGTGGGTGGACCGCGCCGAAGGACACCCGGAAACCTGTACAGGTGGTTTCCGCCAAGGTTGCCGGCGAAATGCGCACCATGCTCAACGGGGTGGTCACCAAGAAGGGCACTGCAAACCTGGCGAATGTGCCCGGGTACAACGTTTCGGGTAAGACCGGTACCGCCGACGCGTACGACGCGAAGTTGGGTCGGTACAGCGGCTACACCGCCTCGTTCATCGGGATGGCGCCAGCGGAAAATCCGCAGTACATCATCGCCGTATCGCTGCAGCGACCGAAGGCGACCATCTACGGCGGTGACGCGGCGGCCCCGGTGTTCTCCCAGGTGGCAGGTTTCGTCCTTCGTTCGCACGGCGTCCCGCCGAGCAGAGGGCCGGCCGCGCTGTATCCGTTGCAGTTCACTGCCGTCGCCACCAAACAGCAGCCCTGA
- a CDS encoding AAA family ATPase, translating to MTHVAPVDVLTTEVADSTVFTLDDVRRVATSIQDAVAGVIEGKPDVIRTAVVVMLAEGHLLIEDVPGVGKTMLAKSLARSVNISMRRLQFTPDLLPSDVTGVSIFNQDSRQFEFRRGAVFAGIVVGDEINRASPKTQSALLECMAENQVTVDGETYLLQRPFMVMATQNPIEMEGTYPLPEAQRDRFMARISMGYPTASAELQMLDTHSAREPLDTLQPVTDAATVMRAIDTVTSVYASVTLRQYIVDLVSATRTSPEVRLGASPRAALQLLRAARAHAALEGRDHVLPEDVQRLWTTVLDHRVILGPDSTGRSTGELLSYLLQRVPVPSRSR from the coding sequence ATGACTCACGTTGCTCCGGTCGATGTACTCACCACTGAGGTGGCTGACAGCACCGTGTTCACGCTGGACGATGTGCGCCGTGTCGCCACCTCCATCCAGGACGCGGTCGCCGGCGTGATCGAGGGCAAGCCCGATGTCATCCGAACTGCGGTCGTGGTGATGCTCGCCGAAGGCCACCTCCTGATCGAGGACGTCCCCGGGGTCGGTAAGACGATGCTCGCCAAATCGCTCGCGCGGTCGGTGAACATCTCGATGCGCCGCCTGCAGTTCACACCGGACCTGCTGCCGAGCGACGTCACCGGGGTCAGCATCTTCAACCAGGATTCCCGGCAGTTCGAATTTCGGCGGGGTGCGGTTTTCGCCGGGATCGTAGTGGGCGACGAGATCAATCGCGCCTCCCCCAAGACCCAGTCGGCCCTCCTGGAGTGCATGGCAGAAAATCAGGTGACGGTGGACGGAGAGACCTATCTGCTGCAACGTCCGTTCATGGTGATGGCGACCCAGAATCCGATTGAGATGGAAGGCACTTATCCGCTCCCGGAAGCCCAGCGGGATCGGTTCATGGCACGTATCTCGATGGGCTATCCCACCGCGTCCGCAGAGTTGCAGATGCTCGACACCCACTCGGCGCGAGAACCCCTCGACACGCTGCAGCCGGTCACGGACGCAGCAACGGTCATGCGCGCCATCGATACGGTGACCAGCGTCTACGCCAGCGTGACACTGCGCCAGTACATCGTGGATCTCGTGAGCGCCACGCGCACCTCGCCCGAAGTACGCCTCGGCGCCTCACCGCGTGCCGCCCTGCAGCTGTTGCGGGCTGCTCGAGCACACGCGGCGCTGGAGGGGCGCGACCACGTGCTTCCCGAAGACGTGCAACGGCTGTGGACCACGGTGCTGGACCACCGTGTCATCCTCGGGCCCGACAGCACCGGTAGATCCACCGGTGAGCTGCTGTCCTATCTGTTGCAGCGCGTACCCGTGCCCTCCCGATCACGCTGA